From Bos taurus isolate L1 Dominette 01449 registration number 42190680 breed Hereford chromosome 29, ARS-UCD2.0, whole genome shotgun sequence, a single genomic window includes:
- the CAPN1 gene encoding calpain-1 catalytic subunit isoform X1: MAEEFITPVYCTGVSAQVQKQRAKELGLGRHENAIKYLGQDYEQLRVHCLQRGALFRDEAFPPVPQSLGFKELGPNSSKTYGIKWKRPTELFSNPQFIVDGATRTDICQGALGDCWLLAAIASLTLNDTLLHRVVPHGQSFQDGYAGIFHFQLWQFGEWVDVVVDDLLPTKDGKLVFVHSAQGNEFWSALLEKAYAKVNGSYEALSGGSTSEGFEDFTGGVTEWYELRKAPSDLYNIILKALERGSLLGCSIDISSILDMEAVTFKKLVKGHAYSVTGAKQVNYQGQMVNLIRMRNPWGEVEWTGAWSDGSSEWNAVDPYMREQLRVKMEDGEFWMSFRDFMREFTRLEICNLTPDALKSQRFRNWNTTLYEGTWRRGSTAGGCRNYPATFWVNPQFKIRLEETDDPDPDDYGGRESGCSFLLALMQKHRRRERRFGRDMETIGFAVYEVPPELMGQPAVHLKRDFFLSNASRARSEQFINLREVSTRFRLPPGEYVVVPSTFEPNKEGDFVLRFFSEKSAGTQELDDQVQANLPDEQVLSEEEIDENFKSLFRQLAGEDMEISVKELRTILNRIISKHKDLRTTGFSLESCRSMVNLMDRDGNGKLGLVEFNILWNRIRNYLSIFRKFDLDKSGSMSAYEMRMAIEFAGFKLNKKLYELIITRYSEPDLAVDFDNFVCCLVRLETMFRFFKTLDTDLDGVVTFDLFKWLQLTMFA; the protein is encoded by the exons ATGGCCGAGGAGTTCATCACTCCGGTGTACTGCACCGGGGTGTCTGCACAAGTGCAGAAGCAGCGGGCCAAGGAGCTGGGCCTGGGCCGCCATGAAAATGCCATCAAGTACCTGGGCCAGGATTACGAGCAGCTGCGGGTTCACTGCCTGCAAAGAGGGGCCCTTTTCCGTGACGAGGCTTTCCCCCCAGTGCCCCAGAGCCTGGGCTTCAAGGAGCTGGGCCCCAACTCCTCCAAAACCTATGGCATCAAGTGGAAGCGTCCCACG GAGCTGTTCTCAAACCCCCAGTTCATCGTGGATGGAGCCACCCGCACGGACATCTGCCAGGGCGCACTGG GGGACTGTTGGCTCCTGGCTGCCATCGCCTCCCTTACCCTCAATGACACCCTCCTGCACCGAGTAGTTCCACATGGCCAAAGCTTCCAGGATGGCTACGCTGGCATCTTCCATTTCCAG ctgtGGCAGTTTGGTGAGTGGGTGGATGTGGTGGTGGATGACCTGCTGCCCACCAAGGACGGGAAGCTGGTGTTTGTGCACTCTGCCCAAGGCAACGAGTTCTGGAGCGCCCTGCTGGAGAAGGCCTATGCCAA GGTGAACGGCAGCTACGAGGCCCTCTCAGGAGGCAGCACATCTGAGGGCTTTGAGGACTTCACCGGCGGAGTCACCGAGTGGTACGAGCTGCGCAAGGCGCCCAGCGACCTCTACAACATCATCCTCAAGGCCCTGGAGCGTGGCTCCCTGCTGGGCTGCTCCATCGAT ATCTCCAGCATTCTGGACATGGAGGCTGTCACCTTCAAGAAGCTGGTGAAGGGCCACGCCTACTCTGTGACCGGGGCCAAACAG GTGAACTACCAGGGCCAGATGGTGAACCTGATCCGGATGCGGAACCCCTGGGGCGAGGTGGAGTGGACAGGAGCCTGGAGTGACGG CTCCTCGGAGTGGAACGCCGTGGACCCTTACATGCGGGAGCAGCTCCGGGTCAAGATGGAGGATGGGGAGTTCTG GATGTCCTTCCGAGACTTCATGCGTGAATTCACCCGCCTGGAGATCTGCAACCTGACACCCGACGCGCTCAAGAGCCAGAGGTTCCGCAACTGGAACACCACCCTGTACGAGGGCACCTGGCGGCGGGGGAGCACCGCGGGGGGCTGCCGCAACTACCCAG CCACTTTCTGGGTGAACCCCCAGTTCAAGATCCGGCTGGAGGAGACGGATGACCCGGACCCCGACGACTACGGGGGTCGCGAGTCAGGCTGCAGCTTCCTGCTCGCCCTCATGCAGAAGCACCGCCGTCGGGAGCGCCGTTTCGGCCGTGACATGGAGACCATAGGCTTCGCTGTCTACGAG GTCCCTCCGGAG cTGATGGGCCAGCCGGCCGTGCATCTGAAGCGGGACTTCTTCCTGTCCAACGCCTCCCGGGCCCGGTCCGAGCAGTTCATCAACCTGCGGGAGGTCAGCACCCGCTTCCGCCTGCCGCCTGGGGAGTACGTGGTGGTGCCCTCCACCTTCGAGCCCAACAAGGAAGGTGACTTTGTGCTGCGTTTCTTCTCAGAGAAGAGCGCAGGGACCCA AGAGCTGGATGACCAGGTCCAGGCCAATCTCCCCGACGAG CAAGTGCTCTCAGAAGAGGAGATTGATGAGAACTTCAAGTCCCTCTTCAGACAACTGGCAGGGGAG GACATGGAGATCAGCGTCAAGGAGCTGCGGACCATCCTCAACAGGATCATCAGCAAAC ACAAAGACCTGCGGACCACGGGCTTCAGCCTGGAGTCCTGCCGCAGCATGGTCAACCTCATGGAT CGCGACGGCAATGGCAAACTGGGCCTGGTGGAGTTCAACATCCTATGGAACCGGATCCGGAATTACCTG tccatcTTCCGGAAGTTTGACCTGGACAAGTCGGGCAGCATGAGTGCCTATGAAATGCGGATGGCCATTGAGTTTGCAG GCTTCAAGCTCAACAAGAAGCTGTACGAGCTCATTATCACCCGCTACTCGGAGCCCGACCTGGCCGTGGACTTCGACAACTTCGTGTGCTGCCTGGTGCGGCTGGAGACCATGTTCC GGTTTTTCAAAACTCTGGACACTGATCTGGATGGAGTGGTGACCTTTGACTTGTTTAAG TGGTTACAGCTGACCATGTTTGCGTGA
- the CAPN1 gene encoding calpain-1 catalytic subunit (The RefSeq protein has 1 substitution compared to this genomic sequence): protein MAEEFITPVYCTGVSAQVQKQRAKELGLGRHENAIKYLGQDYEQLRVHCLQRGALFRDEAFPPVPQSLGFKELGPNSSKTYGIKWKRPTELFSNPQFIVDGATRTDICQGALGDCWLLAAIASLTLNDTLLHRVVPHGQSFQDGYAGIFHFQLWQFGEWVDVVVDDLLPTKDGKLVFVHSAQGNEFWSALLEKAYAKVNGSYEALSGGSTSEGFEDFTGGVTEWYELRKAPSDLYNIILKALERGSLLGCSIDISSILDMEAVTFKKLVKGHAYSVTGAKQVNYQGQMVNLIRMRNPWGEVEWTGAWSDGSSEWNGVDPYMREQLRVKMEDGEFWMSFRDFMREFTRLEICNLTPDALKSQRFRNWNTTLYEGTWRRGSTAGGCRNYPATFWVNPQFKIRLEETDDPDPDDYGGRESGCSFLLALMQKHRRRERRFGRDMETIGFAVYEVPPELMGQPAVHLKRDFFLSNASRARSEQFINLREVSTRFRLPPGEYVVVPSTFEPNKEGDFVLRFFSEKSAGTQELDDQVQANLPDEQVLSEEEIDENFKSLFRQLAGEDMEISVKELRTILNRIISKHKDLRTTGFSLESCRSMVNLMDRDGNGKLGLVEFNILWNRIRNYLSIFRKFDLDKSGSMSAYEMRMAIEFAGFKLNKKLYELIITRYSEPDLAVDFDNFVCCLVRLETMFRFFKTLDTDLDGVVTFDLFKWLQLTMFA from the exons ATGGCCGAGGAGTTCATCACTCCGGTGTACTGCACCGGGGTGTCTGCACAAGTGCAGAAGCAGCGGGCCAAGGAGCTGGGCCTGGGCCGCCATGAAAATGCCATCAAGTACCTGGGCCAGGATTACGAGCAGCTGCGGGTTCACTGCCTGCAAAGAGGGGCCCTTTTCCGTGACGAGGCTTTCCCCCCAGTGCCCCAGAGCCTGGGCTTCAAGGAGCTGGGCCCCAACTCCTCCAAAACCTATGGCATCAAGTGGAAGCGTCCCACG GAGCTGTTCTCAAACCCCCAGTTCATCGTGGATGGAGCCACCCGCACGGACATCTGCCAGGGCGCACTGG GGGACTGTTGGCTCCTGGCTGCCATCGCCTCCCTTACCCTCAATGACACCCTCCTGCACCGAGTAGTTCCACATGGCCAAAGCTTCCAGGATGGCTACGCTGGCATCTTCCATTTCCAG ctgtGGCAGTTTGGTGAGTGGGTGGATGTGGTGGTGGATGACCTGCTGCCCACCAAGGACGGGAAGCTGGTGTTTGTGCACTCTGCCCAAGGCAACGAGTTCTGGAGCGCCCTGCTGGAGAAGGCCTATGCCAA GGTGAACGGCAGCTACGAGGCCCTCTCAGGAGGCAGCACATCTGAGGGCTTTGAGGACTTCACCGGCGGAGTCACCGAGTGGTACGAGCTGCGCAAGGCGCCCAGCGACCTCTACAACATCATCCTCAAGGCCCTGGAGCGTGGCTCCCTGCTGGGCTGCTCCATCGAT ATCTCCAGCATTCTGGACATGGAGGCTGTCACCTTCAAGAAGCTGGTGAAGGGCCACGCCTACTCTGTGACCGGGGCCAAACAG GTGAACTACCAGGGCCAGATGGTGAACCTGATCCGGATGCGGAACCCCTGGGGCGAGGTGGAGTGGACAGGAGCCTGGAGTGACGG CTCCTCGGAGTGGAACGCCGTGGACCCTTACATGCGGGAGCAGCTCCGGGTCAAGATGGAGGATGGGGAGTTCTG GATGTCCTTCCGAGACTTCATGCGTGAATTCACCCGCCTGGAGATCTGCAACCTGACACCCGACGCGCTCAAGAGCCAGAGGTTCCGCAACTGGAACACCACCCTGTACGAGGGCACCTGGCGGCGGGGGAGCACCGCGGGGGGCTGCCGCAACTACCCAG CCACTTTCTGGGTGAACCCCCAGTTCAAGATCCGGCTGGAGGAGACGGATGACCCGGACCCCGACGACTACGGGGGTCGCGAGTCAGGCTGCAGCTTCCTGCTCGCCCTCATGCAGAAGCACCGCCGTCGGGAGCGCCGTTTCGGCCGTGACATGGAGACCATAGGCTTCGCTGTCTACGAG GTCCCTCCGGAG cTGATGGGCCAGCCGGCCGTGCATCTGAAGCGGGACTTCTTCCTGTCCAACGCCTCCCGGGCCCGGTCCGAGCAGTTCATCAACCTGCGGGAGGTCAGCACCCGCTTCCGCCTGCCGCCTGGGGAGTACGTGGTGGTGCCCTCCACCTTCGAGCCCAACAAGGAAGGTGACTTTGTGCTGCGTTTCTTCTCAGAGAAGAGCGCAGGGACCCA AGAGCTGGATGACCAGGTCCAGGCCAATCTCCCCGACGAG CAAGTGCTCTCAGAAGAGGAGATTGATGAGAACTTCAAGTCCCTCTTCAGACAACTGGCAGGGGAG GACATGGAGATCAGCGTCAAGGAGCTGCGGACCATCCTCAACAGGATCATCAGCAAAC ACAAAGACCTGCGGACCACGGGCTTCAGCCTGGAGTCCTGCCGCAGCATGGTCAACCTCATGGAT CGCGACGGCAATGGCAAACTGGGCCTGGTGGAGTTCAACATCCTATGGAACCGGATCCGGAATTACCTG tccatcTTCCGGAAGTTTGACCTGGACAAGTCGGGCAGCATGAGTGCCTATGAAATGCGGATGGCCATTGAGTTTGCAG GCTTCAAGCTCAACAAGAAGCTGTACGAGCTCATTATCACCCGCTACTCGGAGCCCGACCTGGCCGTGGACTTCGACAACTTCGTGTGCTGCCTGGTGCGGCTGGAGACCATGTTCC GGTTTTTCAAAACTCTGGACACTGATCTGGATGGAGTGGTGACCTTTGACTTGTTTAAG TGGTTACAGCTGACCATGTTTGCGTGA